One Anaerolineae bacterium genomic window carries:
- a CDS encoding type II toxin-antitoxin system PemK/MazF family toxin — MLEQGDIILIPVPFTDLSSQKRRPVIVISNNTYNHKTQDIVVVAMTSNPAKVDYSFPVTSSDLEQGNLNRPSQVRVDKIYTLSQSIVTKTFGKVNASVLDQIRKKLQTLIANNP; from the coding sequence ATGCTTGAACAGGGTGATATCATACTCATTCCAGTTCCTTTTACCGATCTTTCCTCACAAAAACGACGACCCGTTATTGTTATCTCCAATAATACTTACAACCATAAAACTCAAGATATTGTTGTGGTGGCAATGACCTCTAATCCGGCTAAAGTTGATTATAGTTTCCCTGTCACCTCGTCTGATTTAGAGCAAGGTAATTTAAACCGACCCAGTCAAGTACGAGTGGATAAGATTTACACCTTATCGCAGTCTATAGTGACGAAAACTTTTGGCAAAGTTAACGCCAGTGTTCTGGACCAAATTCGTAAAAAGCTACAAACTTTGATCGCCAATAATCCATAA
- a CDS encoding phosphopentomutase: MPVNRIIVMVLDSVGIGELPDAAAFGDVGSHTLGNIARAVGGLHMPNMEALGLGNIAILQGVAPQYQPQAAYGKMAEVSAGKDTTTGHWELMGIHLPKPFPLYPHGFPPEVMERYEAETGRGWLGNYPASGTVIIDELGQEHMRTGKTIVYTSGDSVFQIAAHEEVILVEELYRICRIAREILRGEHEVSRVIARPFVGAPGHFTRTANRHDFSVKPPQPTALDRLKEAGLMVYAVGKIKDIFDGEGITDSVHTQDNTDGVDKILAAIRERRERGLIFTNLVDFDAKFGHRNNPQGYAQALAEFDQRLPEIITTLANDDVLMLTADHGNDPTTPSTDHSREYVPLLITGEPVRGGINIGARETFADLGATVADIFEVQAPPAGKSFKWLIMR, encoded by the coding sequence ATGCCGGTTAATCGAATCATCGTCATGGTGCTAGATAGCGTTGGCATTGGCGAGTTGCCCGATGCGGCCGCGTTTGGCGATGTGGGTAGCCATACGCTGGGCAACATCGCCCGCGCTGTGGGTGGTTTGCACATGCCTAATATGGAAGCGTTGGGCCTGGGTAATATTGCCATTTTGCAGGGGGTCGCGCCGCAATACCAACCACAGGCCGCCTACGGCAAAATGGCCGAGGTATCGGCGGGCAAAGATACCACCACCGGCCACTGGGAATTGATGGGCATCCACCTGCCCAAACCTTTTCCCCTTTATCCCCACGGCTTCCCGCCGGAGGTGATGGAACGTTATGAGGCTGAAACCGGGCGCGGTTGGTTGGGCAACTACCCGGCTTCCGGCACGGTTATTATTGACGAGTTGGGCCAGGAGCACATGCGCACCGGCAAAACCATTGTCTACACCTCCGGCGACAGTGTATTCCAGATTGCAGCGCACGAAGAGGTGATTCTGGTGGAAGAGTTGTATCGGATTTGCCGCATTGCCCGCGAAATTCTACGCGGCGAACACGAAGTGAGCCGGGTGATTGCCCGCCCCTTTGTGGGCGCGCCGGGCCATTTTACCCGCACCGCCAACCGGCACGATTTTTCGGTAAAGCCGCCCCAACCCACGGCGCTGGATCGGCTCAAAGAGGCCGGTTTGATGGTGTACGCCGTAGGCAAAATAAAGGATATTTTTGACGGCGAGGGCATCACGGATTCCGTGCATACGCAGGACAACACGGACGGCGTGGACAAAATCCTGGCCGCGATACGTGAACGCCGGGAGCGCGGCCTCATTTTTACCAACCTGGTGGATTTTGACGCCAAATTTGGGCATCGCAACAACCCGCAGGGCTACGCCCAGGCCCTGGCGGAATTTGACCAACGCCTGCCCGAAATTATCACCACCCTGGCCAATGACGACGTGCTCATGCTCACCGCCGACCACGGCAACGACCCCACCACCCCCAGCACCGACCACTCCCGCGAGTACGTGCCCCTCCTCATCACCGGCGAGCCGGTGCGCGGTGGAATCAATATTGGCGCGCGCGAAACCTTTGCCGATTTGGGGGCGACGGTGGCGGATATTTTTGAGGTGCAGGCACCGCCGGCGGGGAAGAGTTTCAAATGGCTGATTATGCGGTAG